ATTAAAAATACTAAAAATATTAACCGCACTTTGGGTAACTGAAGTGCGGTCATTTTTTATCTGTTTTCAAGCTGATAAATGTATTCAAAAATTTAAAAAAATCCAGTAAAATCACGGCGTTCTAACTTTCATCAATTAAAAAGGACAATGCAATGCTTAACCAAATTAAAAAAGATGCTCAAGATCGTATGGAAAAAAGCCTTGAAGCATTAAAAGGTCATATTTCAAAAATTCGTACTGGTCGTGCTCAACCGAGTTTACTTGATGCAATTCAAGTTGAATATTACGGTGCGGCGACCCCACTTCGCCAATTAGCAAACGTAGTGGCAGAAGATGCGCGTACTTTAGCCGTAACTGTTTTTGATCGTTCTTTAATCTCTGCGGTAGAAAAAGCAATTTTAACCTCAGATTTAGGTTTAAACCCATCTTCAGCGGGTACCACAATCCGTGTTCCGCTTCCGCCATTAACAGAAGAACGTCGTCGCGATTTAATCAAGATCGTAAAAGGCGAAGGTGAACAAGGTAAAGTTGCGATTCGTAATGTGCGTCGTGATGCGAATGATAAAATCAAAGCATTATTAAAAGACAAAGAAATCAGCGAAAACGAACAACATAAAGCAGAAGAAGAAATCCAAAAAATCACAGATATTTACATTAAAAAAGTAGATGAAGTATTAGCGGATAAAGAAAAAGAATTAATGGATTTCTAATCATCAAAAAATACGAAAGGCAGACAGTTTTGTCTGCCTTTATTTTATTAGGTATGCGAATTTAGACGTACCAATGAAAATATAATCAACAAAGTGCGGTAAAGATTCTATGCAAAAACAAAACATTGTCATTCTTGGTTCAACGGGATCAATCGGTAAGAGTACCCTTTCTGTTATCGAAAATAACCCTCAGAAATATCATGCATTTGCACTCGTCGGCGGAAAAAATGTAGAAGCAATGTTTGAACAATGTATCAAATTCCGACCGCACTTTGCGGCTCTTGATGATGTAAATGCGGCTAAAATTTTACGTGAAAAATTAATTGCGCATCATATTCCAACGAAAGTATTAGCAGGACGACGAGCTATTTGCGAACTCGCAGCACACCCAGATGCCGATCAGATAATGGCGTCGATTGTTGGTGCAGCAGGATTGTTACCGACTCTTTCAGCGGTTAAAGCAGGTAAACGGGTATTACTGGCAAATAAAGAATCACTGGTAACCTGCGGACAGCTTTTTATTGATGCCGTAAAAAACTATGGCTCGAAGCTTTTACCAGTAGATAGTGAACATAATGCTATCTTTCAATCATTACCGCCAGAAGCACAAGAAAAAATCGGTTTTTGCCCACTTTCTGAATTAGGTGTAAGTAAAATTATACTCACTGGTTCTGGCGGACCATTCCGTTACACGCCACTTGAACAATTCACCAACATAACACCAGAACAAGCAGTTGCGCACCCTAATTGGTCTATGGGTAAAAAAATTTCTGTCGATTCAGCTACAATGATGAATAAAGGCTTAGAATACATTGAGGCTCGCTGGCTTTTCAATGCAAGTGCGGAAGAAATGGAAGTCATTATTCATCCACAATCAATTATTCATTCTATGGTGCGTTATGTTGATGGCTCAGTCATAGCTCAAATGGGAAATCCAGATATGCGTACACCAATTGCAGAAACTATGGCATATCCTCACCGCACTTTTGCTGGAGTAGAACCACTCGATTTCTTTAAAATCAAAGAACTGACTTTTATTGAACCTGATTTTAATCGCTATCCGAATTTAAAACTGGCTATTGATGCCTTTGCTGCGGGTCAATATGCGACAACAGCAATGAATGCAGCTAATGAAATTGCCGTACAAGCATTTTTAGATCGTCAAATTAGTTTTATGGATATTGCAAAAATTAATTCGAAAACAATTGAGAGAATTTCGCCTTATACCATTCAAAATATTGATGATGTACTCGAAATTGATGCACAAGCAAGAGAGATTGCGAAAACACTAATTAGAGAATAGACCTAGAATAACTAGGTCTAGTTTATTCGATTTAATGGAATACAAATTCCAAAATGCACATATAGGCTGCAATACAAAATAAAATAATCGCCAATAATTTTCTTGTTAAAACTGGATTCATTAATCCACGCAATTTCATTGAGAAGAAACTCATTCCAAATGAACCCAAGGTAACGACACCAACTACAAGAAAGTTTACATATCCTAGTTGGCCACTTAGGCTGATATCATAGGGAAAAGCTCTAGTGAGATAGCCGTATAGATTACCAATACCACCAATAATCATCATATAGTTCGTATAAACGGCAATTTGTTGCGTTTTTACCCCCTTTAATTGCCCGACAAGGGGCGCAAGAATAGAACCGCCTCCAATACCTGTAATACCCGCAATTAAGCCTCCTCCACAAAAACTAATACTACCTTTAGCTCGTTCTATAGGAGACATATTAAACACTTCTATTTGTATTCTCGATCTGTTCAAAAATGTTTTAATCGCTAGTGCACTTAAACTAACCGTAAAAATTAAACTAATTATCGCTGTAGAAAAATAAAAACTTAATTCAAAACCAATTTGCACCCCAATCACCATAGCAATAGACCATAAAATCATATTGATATAATCAATTTTAATTTTTTGCTTATGGAAAAATAATAAATTAATCAATGCGGTACACATCACAATGGTGAGTGACGTAGCTGAAATAACTTGAATCGGTAACGCAGGAAACAATGTACGTAAAATTGGCACCATCAATACCCCACCGCCAATACCAAAAATAGCAGAAACCATATTGGTACAAATACCGCAAATCAGTAAGATAAAAATTGTACTAAACGCCATCTTAGATCCTATTTAAAAATTCATTTAATCATACTTCATTTTGACGTAAGAGCATATGCGCAACTTATGATCGCTATCATATACAGTTAAAATTATTCTGCTATGATAAAAAGAATAAGGAGGATACGTAGATATGAATTCATTTCAATTAATGGCAAAACCTACTGGTTCAATTTGTAATTTAGATTGTAAATATTGCTTTTACTTGGAAAAACCTCACTTAAATCAACGGGCTATGACTAATGAAGTATTAGAAGCCTATATCAAATCCTATATTGAAGCAACGCCTCAACAACAAGTTACTTTCCTATGGCAAGGCGGCGAGCCAACCCTAGCAGGTCTTGATTTCTACAAAAGAGCGGTCAATTTTTAATTAATATTTTTGATGAATGGTATGCCAATGATGTCGGCAAAATTGGTATTCAATTTATTGAACAATGGTTTATGGCTTACCTTGGTTTACAACCAAGTTTATGTATTTTTCGTGAAACCTGCGGCGATCAATTGGTTATTGAACAAAATGGCGATATTTATAGTTGCGATCATTATGTTTATCCTGAATATAAACTCGGAAATCTTATTGAAACCCCTCTAATACAGCTCCTTGATAATAATACTAAACAAAAGAATTTTGGTGCAGCGAAATCTTTTCTTTCCGAACAGTGTAAAATCTGTAAGTTTCGCTTTGCATGTCACGGAGGATGTCCAAAACATCGTACAATTCAAGGATTTGGTAAAGCACATAATCAACTTTGTGAGGCATATTATTCAGCACTTTCTCATATGGATCCATATTTAAAGTCATTTGCAAAATCATTTGGCAAAATAAAATAATATTTATCTAGTTCAAAATTTTGTTAAACACTTCACATTTTCATAATTTGCTTATAGAAGAAAAATATAGAAATTTGTATAGTAATCTAAAGTTATTGATATATTAAAAGACGCCTTTATGTTTACATTGTCCTATTATCTACCACAAAACTTAAATAAATGTATTATTTCTGAGAGTAAAACTCTAGAAAAAAACAGCTTAATTTATGCACAAGGCGAGAAGCCTAAAGAATTTTATTTTTTAAAACAAGGGCTAGTTGGTCTGTATCATAGTCTGGAAAATGGCAAAGAAACATTGACTCGACTTTATCACGCTAATGAATATTTTGGTTTTCGTACTATTTTTAGTGAAACATCTTATCATTGCAGTGCAAAAGTATTAATGGAAGCCGATATAGTTAGAATATTTCCTGGTAATCACGCAAATTTTATTGCAAATAACCCTGATTTTTCTTGTTATCTTATGAAACAACTTTCTAATGAATTATATGATGCAGAACACCGAATAAGTAATACAGCTTATAAGCGTAGTTACGAACGTATTATTGATGCCATTGAAAATTTAACTGAAAGTTATCCCGATTATCCTTGGACCTACCGAGAAGTAGCGGAATTTTGTGGATGTGAAACTGAAACCGCAATTCGTATTAGTAGAGAGCTTAAAAAACAAGGAATTTTAGATAAAAATACACGACATCTACGAATATGCTCTTAAAATTTACCACTGCTCGCTGATTGTAAATAATATATCTAAGTAATGATTAAATCAGATAAAGATTTTTGTAATATATAAAATAAAAAAGCCCACTATATAAAGTGAGCTTCTTTTTAGAATTAATTTTTATTCCTCAGTTGTTGCCTCAGCAACTTCTGGACGATCAACTAACTCAATGTATGCCATTGGTGCATTATCGCCTGCACGGAAACCACATTTCAAAATGCGAGTGTAACCACCTGCACGTTGAGCAAAACGTGGACCTAATTCATTAAATAATTTTGCAACAGTTTCAACGTTGCGAGTACGAGCGAATGCTAAACGACGGTTAGCAACGCTATCTACTTTTGCTAATGTAATTAACGGTTCAACTACACGGCGTAATTCTTTAGC
The nucleotide sequence above comes from Haemophilus influenzae. Encoded proteins:
- the ispC gene encoding 1-deoxy-D-xylulose-5-phosphate reductoisomerase gives rise to the protein MQKQNIVILGSTGSIGKSTLSVIENNPQKYHAFALVGGKNVEAMFEQCIKFRPHFAALDDVNAAKILREKLIAHHIPTKVLAGRRAICELAAHPDADQIMASIVGAAGLLPTLSAVKAGKRVLLANKESLVTCGQLFIDAVKNYGSKLLPVDSEHNAIFQSLPPEAQEKIGFCPLSELGVSKIILTGSGGPFRYTPLEQFTNITPEQAVAHPNWSMGKKISVDSATMMNKGLEYIEARWLFNASAEEMEVIIHPQSIIHSMVRYVDGSVIAQMGNPDMRTPIAETMAYPHRTFAGVEPLDFFKIKELTFIEPDFNRYPNLKLAIDAFAAGQYATTAMNAANEIAVQAFLDRQISFMDIAKINSKTIERISPYTIQNIDDVLEIDAQAREIAKTLIRE
- the rplQ gene encoding 50S ribosomal protein L17, whose product is MRHRKSGRQLNRNSSHRQAMFRNLASALVSHEIIKTTLPKAKELRRVVEPLITLAKVDSVANRRLAFARTRNVETVAKLFNELGPRFAQRAGGYTRILKCGFRAGDNAPMAYIELVDRPEVAEATTEE
- the frr gene encoding ribosome recycling factor, whose product is MLNQIKKDAQDRMEKSLEALKGHISKIRTGRAQPSLLDAIQVEYYGAATPLRQLANVVAEDARTLAVTVFDRSLISAVEKAILTSDLGLNPSSAGTTIRVPLPPLTEERRRDLIKIVKGEGEQGKVAIRNVRRDANDKIKALLKDKEISENEQHKAEEEIQKITDIYIKKVDEVLADKEKELMDF
- a CDS encoding Crp/Fnr family transcriptional regulator is translated as MFTLSYYLPQNLNKCIISESKTLEKNSLIYAQGEKPKEFYFLKQGLVGLYHSLENGKETLTRLYHANEYFGFRTIFSETSYHCSAKVLMEADIVRIFPGNHANFIANNPDFSCYLMKQLSNELYDAEHRISNTAYKRSYERIIDAIENLTESYPDYPWTYREVAEFCGCETETAIRISRELKKQGILDKNTRHLRICS
- a CDS encoding sulfite exporter TauE/SafE family protein, which translates into the protein MAFSTIFILLICGICTNMVSAIFGIGGGVLMVPILRTLFPALPIQVISATSLTIVMCTALINLLFFHKQKIKIDYINMILWSIAMVIGVQIGFELSFYFSTAIISLIFTVSLSALAIKTFLNRSRIQIEVFNMSPIERAKGSISFCGGGLIAGITGIGGGSILAPLVGQLKGVKTQQIAVYTNYMMIIGGIGNLYGYLTRAFPYDISLSGQLGYVNFLVVGVVTLGSFGMSFFSMKLRGLMNPVLTRKLLAIILFCIAAYMCILEFVFH